A window of Parabacteroides sp. FAFU027 genomic DNA:
CAACCTTATGCCACGGTCGATGGAAATGTTTACCGGATACTGTCACGATTATATGATATAGACTTACCGATTGACAGCAACGAAGGAAAGAAATACTTTGCCGTTCTGGCTCAACAACTGCTATCAAAGAACGATCCGGCGACGCACAATCAAGCGATGATGGAGTTTGGAGCAGTACACTGCCTGCCTAAAAATCCCGCATGCAACGAATGCCCTTTTCAGGAAAAATGCATCGCTTTTGCAAATGGGTCAGTTATACAACGCCCGGTCAAGCAACAAAAAACAGAAGTAAAAAACCGCTATTTCAATTACTTTCACATCCGCTTAGGCGAAAACATATTGTTAAACAAACGCACCGGCAATGATATCTGGAAAAACCTTTATGAATTTCCGCTGATTGAAACCTCCGAAAAACTGGAATTTAATTCTCTTTCGTTATCAGAGGATTTTCAAAAAATGTTTTCCGGTATCAATAACATCTCATTCTCATTGAAACAAAGAGACATTATCCATGTCCTTTCCCATCGCCGGATTATTACAAATTACTATGAAGTGACTGTTTCGGGGCTGAATGATTGTCTAAAGCAGTATCTTTGCATCCCAGAAAAAGAATTTGAAAAATACGCTGTATCACGATTAGTCCATTTGCTAGTCAGCGAGTAGAAATAACATTTGCATTGAAATACGAAATGAATCATCCCCGCCATATCCGTATAGAAGAGTACAATTACAATCTTCCCGACGAACGAATTGCGAAATTTCCATTATCGGAGCGAGACCAGTCAAAACTGCTTCTGTATAAAAAAGGAGAAATCAGCGAATCTAACTTTGGTAATCTTCCCGAGTTCCTTCCGGAGAACGCTCTTATGGTGTTTAATAACACCCGTGTTATTCAGGCGCGGCTTCATTTTTATAAAGAAACCGGAGCTTGTATCGAAATCTTCTGCCTGGAACCGATTGCCCCGGCTGACTATGCCATATCTTTCCAATCTTCAGGAAAATGCACCTGGCTTTGCATGGTTGGTAATCTAAAAAAATGGAAGTCCGGCCAACTGAAACTCGATATTGCAACAGACAACGGCACTACAGCTCTATTCGCTGAAAAGATAGCCACAAAGGGCAATACACACGAAATTCGTTTTACCTGGGAAAATTCAGAGATTACATTTGCCCAAATACTGGACAGTGTAGGCGAATTACCCATCCCCCCCTACCTGAACCGCGATACGGAAGACAGTGATCTGGAAACTTACCAAACCGTTTATTCTAAAATAGAAGGCTCGGTAGCCGCCCCAACGGCAGGGTTGCATTTTACAGAAAAAGTATTCGAAGAACTGGAAAAAAAAGGGATCGAACGAGCGGAATTAACACTACACGTAGGTGCCGGCACTTTCCAGCCTGTTAAAAGCGAATTGATTGCCGATCACGAAATGCATACCGAATTTATCACGGTGAAACGGTCGTTGATAGAGAAATTACTATCGGAACGACCGGTAATTGCAGTGGGAACAACCTCTGTACGCACACTGGAAAGCCTCTACTACATCGGCTGCTTGCTGGAATTTCGCCCGAATGCAACTGCCGAAGGATTGATGGTACGCCAATGGATGCCATATGACCAAACCTGGACACTAACAGTTGAGCAATCTCTTACAAATATTATCAATTATCTGGAGCGTCAAAATAGCGACAAACTGGTAACATCGACACAAATCATGATTGCTCCGAGCTACCAATACCGAATTGTAAAGGGCATTGTGACAAATTTCCACCAACCGACAAGCACATTATTATTGCTGGTTTCCGCTTTCGTGGGAGAAGTTTGGAAAAGAATCTATGATTATGCATTATCGCATGACTTCCGCTTCCTGAGCTATGGAGACAGCTCATTACTTCTACCGTAACTTTCTAGATGACGATGTATCTCTTGGCACAACAAAGTAATCACAACATAACAAAAACAGCATTACTTTTAGAAAATAACAAGCCCCGGTTCAAAGATCTGAGCCGGGGCTATATATTGCATAAAAGCGATAAAAATCAATAGTAAGAACAGCAGTAGTCTGTAGCTTCTTTTACCACCAACTGAAATTTCGATTTGGCCGGAACACGGAAATCGTCGCCTTCTTTCACGGTAATCCATTCTTCTGAGCCTGGAAGTTTAACATCCATCTCACCACCCAAAATTTCCATTAATTCATTAGAATCCGTACCGAATTCATACTCACCCGGCATCATGATACCTAAAGTTTTTTTTGTTCCATCAGCAAACAACACTGTGCGGCTGGTAACCTGACCCCCGAAATATACGTTCGCTTTTTTTACTACTGTTACGTTTTCGAATTGTGACATAATTATCTGAATTAAAATTGTTTACTTAGTTGCCATGTAAAAAGCACAAACACCCATCGTGAATTTCTTATTGACCACTTGGCTGAATCCACAACGCTTGAGTAATGCGACCATCTCCTTGCCTTGGGGAAATGCTTCGATAGATTTCGGCAAATAGCTGTAGGCCTTTTTATCTTTGGAGAATACACGGGCAAACGCAGGAATTACAGTCTTAGAATAGATGCGATACATTTCGCGTGTCGGGAATCTTTCAGGCTCTGACATTTCAAGGATAACGAGATTTCCACCTGGTTTTAACACACGGCACATTTCGGTAATACCCTGCTCCAGATTTTCAAAATTACGAACACCGAAAGCAACAGTCACGGCATCGAAAGTCCCGGTCTCGAAGTCTAGCTTCATACTGTCTCCAATAGCAAGCGAAATTTTATCCTGCAATCCCAGATTCGCGAGCTTTTTACGACCCACCTCTAGCATTCCGTCCGAAATATCAATTCCCGTAATGTGCTCCGGTTGGAGTAAACGGTTGGCATTAATTGCAAAATCGCCTGTACCGGTAGCTACATCCAGAATTTGCTTTGGTTCAAATTTCTTCAAACTGAGAATAGCTTTTTTGCGCCACTGCTTGTCAATGCCCATCGTCATGAAACGGTTCATCGGATCGTAGTTACCGGAAATTGCATCAAACATTTTCACGATCTGATCTTTCTTGCTGCCCTTTTCATCGTATGGAAGGACGGTTTCGCATTTATAGCCTTTATGTTTCATATCTGTTTTAGGTTTCGCTTAATCGTATTTTTTTGCTTTCAGAGAAGAATCTCGTATCATCAGTTTCGGAGGAAATTTAATGTGTTTCTCCTCACGTTCTTCGGGGGATTGGTTGAGTTGCTCTATCAGGATTTCAGCTGAAGTCTCACCTAACTGCTGACTATCCAGATCCACAGAGGTAAGCTCCGGATCTATGAAGATATCGAATGTCTCGTTGGCGAATCCAACCACTGCAATATCATCCGGAATACGAATCCCCGCCTTTTTCAACGTCAGTATCACACCGATGGCCGAAAAATCCCCTGCTGCGAGAATTGCATCGGGCAAATCTCCTGACTGGATAATCTGTTTTGTTGCTTCCGTCCCCGTTTCGAGTGTAATCGCATTTTGGTAAAACCAATTCTCCTGCGGTTCAATACCATGCTTCTTCATTGCATCTTTATACCCCTGCATCCGGTTTTTGTAAACACTTAAAGTCATCGGACCGGAGAGGTGATAAATCTTCCGGCAACCCTGAGCAATAAGGTGCTCTACAGCCTGAAAAGCAGCCTCATAGTTATCCACCTCCACCTTGCTGACATTCAGCGATTCTGGAACACGGTCAAAAAAGACAATTGGGGTCCCTTTGTTGATAAAAGGCTGAAAGTGGGAATAATCGGTTGTCTCGGCAGAGATAGACACAGCCAGCGCATCAATTTTTTTATTCAACAGCGCTTTAGCAATAGCTTTTTCAGTTTCGTATTGCTCGTTTGATTGGGAAATAATGACACTGTAACCGTTTTGGTAAGCCACCTGCTCAATTCCGGTGATGACGGAGGCAAAAAAGTTTCGGCTGACACGCGGTACAATCACTGCAATCACCGAACTCCGGCCAGTACGCAGGTGCATAGCCACCGGATCGGGCTGAAAATTCAGCTTTTCGGCCAATTCCATCACCCGGGCTTTCATCTTTTTGCTTATGCGTGGATGATTTTGCAGCGCCCTCGAAACAGTTGATGCCGTGGTATTTAATTGCTTTGCAAGATCGTATATAGTGACTTTTTCTGCCATTTATGCTTTATTGAGTCGCAAATTTACAACAACTTCATTGACTTACCAACAAAATGTAAATGCAAAGCCCCACTCCCAACCCTCTAATTCAACTGGTAAAGAGCCTCTCTGATTAAGAATCATCAAACGGATAATTGCAGTCATTGAAAAAATCAGAAGCCAATCGCATTAAATTTCACATAACGAAAGTGTAATGAAACAGTTTTATAAATATATTTGTTGGCAAATCGCATAATTCGAGAATCCAGACATAAAAACTACACATATACAACCTTATTATACCATGAAAAACAAAATCAGGAAAGTAAAAACACTACTGCTCTTTCTCTTTTTCATCAATCAAATTACCCATTGTCAAAACATATTAACCGGTACAATCCTGGATGAAACCACCAAAATTCCGATTGATTACGCTTCGGTCTATATCAGTGGAACCACAATCGGGGCATATACTGATGCGAAAGGACATTTCTCATTAAAAGATGTAACTTTCCCTTGTCAGCTCGTTGTAAGTCACGTGGCATACAATGTAAATACGAACATAATCAATGAAAATAGTCCCAAAGAAATCACAATATACATCAGGGAAAAAACCCGGCTACTGAACGAAGTACAGGTTGCGGACAAGAGCATGCGGGACAAAAACATCAGGGAGTTCAAACTCGCATTTCTGGGCGATGACTATTGGGGCAGTCATGCAATACTCAGAAATGACAGCGTCTTAATCTTTTCTCATCGCACAGACACAGTGAGGCGCTCATCCGACTCAATGGATTTCGTAAAACAAAGAAAGTACAAATCAATAGGAGAAAACAGCCAATGGTCCGCTGACAGCTCAACTATAATTACCTGCACCCCGGTTTTTTCCGTACAATCAAAAGCTCCGTTAATGATTGAACTTCCACTATTAGGGTACACGGTATTTGTAGATCTTGTCAGATTCTCCCTGAAAAAGCACAAATACTGGGAGGATTGCGACTCTTGGTCTTATTGTCGATTCTCGCAATATAGCGGAACAACACCGAGACAACAACGTAAATTTGAAAGTAACAGGGAAAAAGTGTATTATAATTCTGTCAAACATTTTTTTCACTCATTGTTTTTCGACAGATTGAAAGAAAACGGTTACTTAATCGCCACCCAGACATACAATAAAGAGACAAAAGAAGTCCAAAAGGTCTTTATTGACATAAGTCCCTTTATGCAATACACCAAATCAAAAGAACTTTTGATATCAGGACTAAAAAAAAAGACTTTATACATCTATTACTTCGACCATTTAAATGGCAAACCGGCCGATTTAACCATCCAATCTCATAAAAATAGAGTCGGTAATATATGGGAAAGATTCAGAACCGGAATTTCACCGGATAACAATTCTGAAATGTTATTCAAGAGTGACACTTGCACCATCCGGGCAAATGGCACTACACCGGATAACAATATTTTATTTGGAGGAAAATTCACAACAAAAAGATGGGGTGCACTTCTCCCTTATGATTATGTACCCGAAGAACAAGAATAGTAACTTTCATTCAACTATTTAGAATACAAAGCACATCAAACCATATTTAACATTATATTCCTAGCAATCAAACCTGATTATTATAACTTTGCCAAAACCAGAAGCACTAATCAGACCATCAAAATAAACATCAAATATTAACCAATTAAAATCTATCCTTTATGGTTGATCAATTCGCCACCAAAGCCACAAACTGGGACAACAACTCTGTGCGAAGAG
This region includes:
- the mutY gene encoding A/G-specific adenine glycosylase — protein: MTNTIFSKTLINWYIGIKRELPWRKTKNPYRIWISEIILQQTRVAQGYDYYIRFINRFPDVKSLSEAPEDEVLKYWQGLGYYSRARNLHTAAHQIIKKHNGIFPILYKDVLALKGVGEYTAAAICSFAFNQPYATVDGNVYRILSRLYDIDLPIDSNEGKKYFAVLAQQLLSKNDPATHNQAMMEFGAVHCLPKNPACNECPFQEKCIAFANGSVIQRPVKQQKTEVKNRYFNYFHIRLGENILLNKRTGNDIWKNLYEFPLIETSEKLEFNSLSLSEDFQKMFSGINNISFSLKQRDIIHVLSHRRIITNYYEVTVSGLNDCLKQYLCIPEKEFEKYAVSRLVHLLVSE
- a CDS encoding S-adenosylmethionine:tRNA ribosyltransferase-isomerase; translated protein: MNHPRHIRIEEYNYNLPDERIAKFPLSERDQSKLLLYKKGEISESNFGNLPEFLPENALMVFNNTRVIQARLHFYKETGACIEIFCLEPIAPADYAISFQSSGKCTWLCMVGNLKKWKSGQLKLDIATDNGTTALFAEKIATKGNTHEIRFTWENSEITFAQILDSVGELPIPPYLNRDTEDSDLETYQTVYSKIEGSVAAPTAGLHFTEKVFEELEKKGIERAELTLHVGAGTFQPVKSELIADHEMHTEFITVKRSLIEKLLSERPVIAVGTTSVRTLESLYYIGCLLEFRPNATAEGLMVRQWMPYDQTWTLTVEQSLTNIINYLERQNSDKLVTSTQIMIAPSYQYRIVKGIVTNFHQPTSTLLLLVSAFVGEVWKRIYDYALSHDFRFLSYGDSSLLLP
- a CDS encoding pyrimidine/purine nucleoside phosphorylase yields the protein MSQFENVTVVKKANVYFGGQVTSRTVLFADGTKKTLGIMMPGEYEFGTDSNELMEILGGEMDVKLPGSEEWITVKEGDDFRVPAKSKFQLVVKEATDYCCSYY
- the ubiE gene encoding bifunctional demethylmenaquinone methyltransferase/2-methoxy-6-polyprenyl-1,4-benzoquinol methylase UbiE, whose protein sequence is MKHKGYKCETVLPYDEKGSKKDQIVKMFDAISGNYDPMNRFMTMGIDKQWRKKAILSLKKFEPKQILDVATGTGDFAINANRLLQPEHITGIDISDGMLEVGRKKLANLGLQDKISLAIGDSMKLDFETGTFDAVTVAFGVRNFENLEQGITEMCRVLKPGGNLVILEMSEPERFPTREMYRIYSKTVIPAFARVFSKDKKAYSYLPKSIEAFPQGKEMVALLKRCGFSQVVNKKFTMGVCAFYMATK
- a CDS encoding LacI family DNA-binding transcriptional regulator — translated: MAEKVTIYDLAKQLNTTASTVSRALQNHPRISKKMKARVMELAEKLNFQPDPVAMHLRTGRSSVIAVIVPRVSRNFFASVITGIEQVAYQNGYSVIISQSNEQYETEKAIAKALLNKKIDALAVSISAETTDYSHFQPFINKGTPIVFFDRVPESLNVSKVEVDNYEAAFQAVEHLIAQGCRKIYHLSGPMTLSVYKNRMQGYKDAMKKHGIEPQENWFYQNAITLETGTEATKQIIQSGDLPDAILAAGDFSAIGVILTLKKAGIRIPDDIAVVGFANETFDIFIDPELTSVDLDSQQLGETSAEILIEQLNQSPEEREEKHIKFPPKLMIRDSSLKAKKYD
- a CDS encoding carboxypeptidase-like regulatory domain-containing protein, yielding MKNKIRKVKTLLLFLFFINQITHCQNILTGTILDETTKIPIDYASVYISGTTIGAYTDAKGHFSLKDVTFPCQLVVSHVAYNVNTNIINENSPKEITIYIREKTRLLNEVQVADKSMRDKNIREFKLAFLGDDYWGSHAILRNDSVLIFSHRTDTVRRSSDSMDFVKQRKYKSIGENSQWSADSSTIITCTPVFSVQSKAPLMIELPLLGYTVFVDLVRFSLKKHKYWEDCDSWSYCRFSQYSGTTPRQQRKFESNREKVYYNSVKHFFHSLFFDRLKENGYLIATQTYNKETKEVQKVFIDISPFMQYTKSKELLISGLKKKTLYIYYFDHLNGKPADLTIQSHKNRVGNIWERFRTGISPDNNSEMLFKSDTCTIRANGTTPDNNILFGGKFTTKRWGALLPYDYVPEEQE